The sequence GCCAGATGTGGATGATCCGTTCCGGCATAAACTTTCAAATGCTTCAGCAACTTGCGACCGAGACGGTTATGAGGCAACATCCCGCGCACGGCCTTCTTAATCACCCTGTCAGGATGACGCTGACGCATGGCGTGAAGGTCGATCTGCTTGGCGCCCCCCGGATAACCTGAATGACTGAAATACTTTTTCGATTTTTCCTTGTCGCCTGAAACACGAACTTTGTCAGCATTCACCACAATGACAAAATCACCCATGTCCATATGCGGTGTAAAGGTAGGTTTATGCTTCCCGCGCAGGATCTGAGCGATCTTCGAGGCGAATCGCCCGAGGGTCTGACCATCAGCATCGGCGATGTACCAATCCTTCTGGATTTCGCCCGCCTTCATCGAATATGTTTTAGTCCTGTTTCTCATTTGTTACAGCATGCCAAATTAGTGAAATTATTGTATTACAGACAAGCAGTTTTCGCTGAGACTCTATAGATAAGAAATAGACAGAAGAAGATCAGAACGGAGGCTCAAAACAGTCACCTATTTGAGGAGAAGCATTTTGCGTGTTTTGGAGAAGGCGGTTCCATCCACCCCCCGAGCTGTCAATTGATAGAAGTAAAGTCCGGCGCTGACAGGCGCTCCCGCATTATCCCTGGCGTCCCACACAATGTTGTGGAAACCGGCATCCGTCATGGCGCTGGAAATCAGATTTCGCACCTGCCGGCCGAGAACGTCATAGACAGTCAGTCCTATCTCTGATTCGTCCGGCAGACCAAACTGGATCTGTGTTGTTGGGTTGAACGGATTGGGATAATTCTGATTCAGGACGAATTCAGCCGGCACCGGCGTAACGTCCATCGTTATTACTCCCTGTCCGGTAACAACTCCATCTTTGCCATATAGCGCAAAAGAAAGAGTTAGTGTGGAAGAGTGTCTCCCATATTCAAGGGGCAGGACAAAATTTCTTTCTCCATCCTCATTGAAGTAAGCGAAATCCATGACGCTTTGC is a genomic window of Candidatus Neomarinimicrobiota bacterium containing:
- the rplM gene encoding 50S ribosomal protein L13, whose amino-acid sequence is MRNRTKTYSMKAGEIQKDWYIADADGQTLGRFASKIAQILRGKHKPTFTPHMDMGDFVIVVNADKVRVSGDKEKSKKYFSHSGYPGGAKQIDLHAMRQRHPDRVIKKAVRGMLPHNRLGRKLLKHLKVYAGTDHPHLAQQPKVLEV
- a CDS encoding FlgD immunoglobulin-like domain containing protein; amino-acid sequence: QSVMDFAYFNEDGERNFVLPLEYGRHSSTLTLSFALYGKDGVVTGQGVITMDVTPVPAEFVLNQNYPNPFNPTTQIQFGLPDESEIGLTVYDVLGRQVRNLISSAMTDAGFHNIVWDARDNAGAPVSAGLYFYQLTARGVDGTAFSKTRKMLLLK